A region of the Candidatus Obscuribacterales bacterium genome:
CGTACCCGCCAAGAATCCCCCAGGGCGATCGCGCAGCATTTGCCAACGAGCCCAGAGATCCCAAGCGGTGGTTGACCGAATCAAGCCCACGGCCTTGAGATCTTGCCCAATCTGGCGCGCGGAGGTACCCGACGGAATGTCCATGCGGATCAGCGAATCATCCGCCGTCAACGACGGGTCAGAACTGCTTAGTGCCGGCGCGGTCGCCCAACTCCACCAAGCCCATCCTTGCCAGCCTCCAAGAGCCAGCGTGGCTGGCAAGATGAGGATATAAAATAACGTTCGGGTAATGCGTTGCACAGCACGTATGAATGCGTCGATCAAAGAACATGCAAATCCTAATCCATGCAGCCCTGCCGCCGCGTGCCCCCAACGGATGAATCCCCTGCTAACAGCCTGAGGTGCCCTAGAGCAGGGATCTCCAGTCTACTAATCGATATCCTCAAACAGCAGATCTTCTAGTTGTGGGCGTACGGTCTGAAATTCCTCGGGCGATAACAGTTCGGGAGTCTGCTGACCGTTGACGCGGGCGAAAAAGAGAAGCGGCTCTAGAGGGGTACAGAGCACATATTCTTGCTCTTCATAGAAAAAGGTTGCCAACATTTGAAACTGCTCGGTTTCATTGGCCTCTTCATCCTCACCAATGTTGAGGGTAATGATGTCGTCATCGACAGGATCAGGCAGATCTCCCTCAGCGGTTAGGGTAAAAGCTGTATGGGTGAGCATCAAATTCTGCTCTGCTAAAACAGCCCGAGCCGTGTCAAACACATCGACGACTTCCTCATCGTCAATATCGACCAGCACTTCTTCATCTTCTTCATCGCCTTCTTCCCAAGCGAAAATTTCAATCGGCGCATGGACAGGAAGCAAGAGGAGGTATTTGGTGCCCTCAATATCCGCTGACTTTTCGACCGAACACAGGAGTGACCGCCCGTCTTCGTCAGCGAGGTGAATGGTCTCTACATTCAGATCTAAGTCGTCGTCATTCATCCCAAAAGTTCCCCGATTCGATGTAATCCTGGCAGCCCGTCGATGGAAAGTCCAGTGTGCTATTCGCTTGGCCATGCATCCGTGTTAAGCAACACAGATGCATGGCACACAGTATCGTAGCACGATGCCATGCATCTAGAACTGTGCGGATAAATTTAACGTAGACCCAAGCAATCAATAACCTAGGAAATGCAGACAGGCTATGGGGTTACGCGATCGCTTTCCATGAGGTCGGGGCGCTGGGCTCCTTCATCCAACCAGCGTTGCAGAATCAGGGCGGCGGCCTTGCGATCAATCAGTCCTTTATCGTGGGACACACGTCGTTCTGCCTCGATCAACTCTTCTGCCTGCACCGAGGTCAACCGTTCATCGACATAGACCACCGGCAGGTTCAACAGAGGCGTGATGCGATGGACAAATTTTTGCACCTGTTTGGCCTGTTGCCCCAAATGACCATCCATACAGTAGGGCAAGCCGACGACTAAGACCTGCACCTGCCGCTCACGGGCGATCGCCTGCAGTTGCTCGACCACCTGCTGAAACGATTGTCGCTCGATGGTGAACAGGCCAGTGGCAATTAAACCTGTACCGTCACAACCCGCGACACCAATGCGCCGCCGGCCGACATCCAGACCTAGTGCTGAAATGCGCTGCTTCACCTATCCCTGGGATCCTTCCATGGAATCGTGGTTCAAGAAAGGCAGGCGGCGATCGCTACTTTTCCCATCAGTGCTTGACGTTTCGGGGGAAGCGGGGGCCGAATCACCCTGATCATCCCGCACCGTTCCGGAGACGGGGGGGATGGGATGGGAGGCAGGCATTGGGTTGGCTGCCGTTCGACCAAACATAGAAAATCGGCTGGGCACCGGTTTGCGGGCCGGCTGCAGACCCTGCAGTACCTCGGGCAGCGGCAAGTATTCGAAGGACACCGGCCGTGTTTCCCGCAGTTTATGCCACACCGACCGCGACATTAGCAAGGTGTGCTGGGTGCGCTCTGCCCCAATCTGGGCTAAATATTCTTCCCGCTCAGACTGATAGTCAGCCGAGGCTAGGCAAAGCTGCTGGGGCGGACAGTCTTGGGTCATGCGGGCCATTTGGGCGAGCAGTTCTGGGTAGAGCCAGGTGTAGGCTGGATGCA
Encoded here:
- the ruvX gene encoding Holliday junction resolvase RuvX yields the protein MKQRISALGLDVGRRRIGVAGCDGTGLIATGLFTIERQSFQQVVEQLQAIARERQVQVLVVGLPYCMDGHLGQQAKQVQKFVHRITPLLNLPVVYVDERLTSVQAEELIEAERRVSHDKGLIDRKAAALILQRWLDEGAQRPDLMESDRVTP
- a CDS encoding DUF3727 domain-containing protein — its product is MNDDDLDLNVETIHLADEDGRSLLCSVEKSADIEGTKYLLLLPVHAPIEIFAWEEGDEEDEEVLVDIDDEEVVDVFDTARAVLAEQNLMLTHTAFTLTAEGDLPDPVDDDIITLNIGEDEEANETEQFQMLATFFYEEQEYVLCTPLEPLLFFARVNGQQTPELLSPEEFQTVRPQLEDLLFEDID
- a CDS encoding endolytic transglycosylase MltG, with protein sequence MQRITRTLFYILILPATLALGGWQGWAWWSWATAPALSSSDPSLTADDSLIRMDIPSGTSARQIGQDLKAVGLIRSTTAWDLWARWQMLRDRPGGFLAGTYELSPTTPMVAIADQIWDGEVATQQFTIPEGWSIQQMAAYFEA